attatattctcctagagattaagcttgagcagggactagtaaccgtcctagactcgagacgaaaagatccccaggactatgcggacatgactcaaatgctcgagaagtaagttaaatcgatcattatccaccatatcaacaactttgttcatttcctgatatatcaagtaattgttttctttgtctggcagggtttggagaaaattcaccaaaaaagctccgggactaccgtaGAAGCAACAATTTAGACAccggaaagtaagtactatagtaacatgttctgcgcatctcctagtgatttaagcgctagtttcatcaatactatttggcatgcttgcttatcagtttgattgacctctatttcttgtaaagtggttgtggcaggaacaagggaatgatttctgtagaTACTACGTttacgagtccatccgccacacgacctgtgaacgagggtactctgacgaacaatatgaagtgcgtaagcaataatattcaaaattttattttattaccatcatttgtgttgagtttcatttattcatatatatatatatatatatatatatatatatatatatatatatatatatatatatatatatatatatatatatatatatatatgtatgtatgtattgacccccttgttcaaattagatgtttcggatgcgggatgaactcctagcaccagatcgtatgcgagcaattcaagaggaattggcggcattcttccttgaccacgtgatcgctgaagtcggagaatactatgtggaccctgtgttcatatataattagaagattatattgtaagagataattattgtatatatgtagccggtagtgtcggatagatatacgagaacttgttgtccgaccaatctctcggagaaggagaggtggtcgatatcacttctctctgtatgcatatgttcatgacgattttCTGTTTCCtttatttgcttactagctagcgtgtctagtcctctctatatatacgtatatatagcgttgtccaagcacggacataagagaggacacttctttctattaattagctagctaacacaatatatgaaacacctaaattaaacccccaaaacctccaacccccccccccttcaaaaaaaaacaaaaaccccagctcctgaattgctgacgcgtggatgcctattggttccggttggtgccaccaaccgggaccaaaggccctcctgcctgggctcggcgcaccggccacgtggagaccCATCTATCCCGGTTTGtgtaagaaccgagactaaagggttagggcattagtaacgaccctttagtcccggttcacaaaCCGAGACAAAAGGCCCTTATCAACCGGGACGAATGGTTTTTTTTTCTACCAGTGAATGGAAATCGGCGGGAGTAGGAGTTGAGGGTCTAGCTAGGTTTGTAAGAGAGTAGGCTTTGGGTTTCTTTGTGTGGAGTTGGAGTCCACCGCCGTGATGACTCGTCGTTTTGTGCGGCTTCTTGTAAACAACTTTTCTTCCTTCTATAAAAATACGCTATGCttttggcgtactctcgaaaaaaaatcCCGTTGATCTCATGATCGTTCATATGATCTATTTATCTCTACTATTAAGTTATGCTCACTCCGTCTGAAATTATTTGTCACGGGAATGGATATAAATGAATGTATCtaaaattaaaatacatctagatgcatCCATTTTCGCGGCAAGTAATTTAGAAAGGATGGAGTGGTATACTCCTAATTATACCTGGTATGCCAAATGCAATGCAATAGTAGACGCTCTCGCCCAAGTTGCCTAGCTAGTCACCTCGATTAGATCCTCTCTACGGGAAGTAGAGCTTCCAGGGACCATGGTGAGTCCAGGCTAGAAGAAGAAAGCACAGTTGCGTCAACGGCAGCAGCAAAATGCGGCAGGGAAGAGGCCGAGGAGTCCGCCGGCGTCACACGCTGCACGGCGCCATGGGCGCGTCGTCCCTCGTGACGATCCTGCAGCGGCTCGTTGCCTTCTCGTCGCGCATCGTCGCCGGACGACGTTCCATGTGATGGCCGTACGCTGCAGCCGATCCCCGCGCCGGCGACGGCGTCGCCCGCCGCGCCGGGTAGGTCCGCGGCGGCGTCCGGGGGCTGGAGGCGCCGGAGTGTCGTCGTCTGCGGGCCGTGGAGGTGCGACCCCTCGTAGGTGACGATGAGCATCTCCGGGTCGTCGGTGGACTTCTCGACGTGCTTCTTGGCGCTGCACCGTGCGCTGGTGCACTTGTAGTAGCTCCTGCATGTGTGCGGAAACGAGAGGTCAATGACACGTACATGCATGGTCAATCGTTGCTAAAAAAAGGCACTAGAAAAATCTATGTATTTTGTCGCCGCAAGATTTTTTTATGCTTGTCATTTTAACGAAGATAAATTTATTATTATCTCATTTATTAATTATAAATAGAAGAGAGTTGACTAGCTAATTTGTTGAAAACCAGATGGAAGACCAACTCAAGTTCCTGCGAGGCACATAGGATACCCCACACACCTTTTCAAAGCGGGTCATGTTGAGACAGCATGCATGCGTTATCGTCATCACTTATCTCTTACAAGGCGTTATCGAAACCCTGAGGAAAGGGCTTCAACTTCGCCATAGACAATCATCAACGCAGCTCATATCGTAGATCCGCGCCAAAAATCAGGCACGTACGAGAAGATATGCAGATCCGACTGAGATGGAAAACTAGATATAGATTTTCGCCATGGAATGCCATCGAATGGATCACCTAGTCCCGTCATCATCCGCCACCAAGGCTCTACCACCGTAGCCCCGAATTCCTAGCAACGAACAGGACGAGGCAATGCGAACACATGAAAGAAGAGCCGACTATCTTAACCAATACCGCATTTCGAACATCGCTCCCCGTCATCATTTCCATAGAAGCCTCGATGTTAACACCGTCGCCTTCCTTGTCGCCGCAAGAGTTAATGGATGGGAAGGGGAGGTGGTCGATAAGGCAGCACGTCCAAAACCAGCCCGTTTTTCTGAATCTGGATGGCACATGCAGCGTAGCGACACCTCTCATTATCCTacacgccgtgcgtctccacacagtGAGACCGACTCGGCTCGAGTTCGTGGATGTGTCCTCCGACTCCGAGAGACGAACTTTCGCCGGAACCAGACAACTAGCAATACGTCGCTGTTGCGAAATTAAAGGCTCCCCCGCTCCTCAACCGAAATGCTGAGCTCGTCATCACAGAGGCAATTAATCAAGTGGCCAGTTCGTTTATTAGACTAAGTGAATGAATGCTCGATCAGGCGGGTGCCACTGCCACGCACAATTATGCATGATCGCTGATCGATGATTGACGAATCATTGACGAGTGCTAGCTAAGCTGTCCTCGTCAGTTGCTATTGGACCGGATCCCGGTATCTTGTTAGTTAACTGTTGCTTAATTTAAGACGCGCGGCAGGTTTAATTAAGGGCTTGCTGTAGGTGTTGTCGATCTCGTAGTAGTAGCTCGCACAGTGCGTAAACTGGACCTGGACCGGAGTAGCACACGTGACGGCATGCATGGCCGACAACCCGCGGCTTGGCCGGCCCGGACACATGGACTGTCACCGCAGCGACTTTGCTCTCCAGCTTCTATCTACCGGCTACCGCGGCTCTATAGCTCTTCACGCTACTCCGAGTCTCCCACGAATGGGGCAGACTAGTGTGTGCAGAAAAACCTTATCCGTTAATAGAGGAACTTCAACAGCAGGTAAGCCTAGAGAGAAGTTGTGACCATTAAGTTTGTTCATTACTTCCATACCAAGGTTAACAGTTTAGCAGATTTAAAGATACAGGAAGAGGGAAAGGGAAAGAACCCACTGGCCACTTAACAAGTCGAAGTAGGTAGCAAGTGAAGTGCATCGTTCGTTTTAGGGATGGATGAACACATGGTGTTTTACAGATTGGTGGCTAGGATAACAGGCTGGGTGCTCTGCTGTTGGATTTGACATGCGAAGCTTTTGCGCCAGCTTTCATCTCCCTTCGAGCTTTCATCTCCAAGTTTAAACTTAGGCGCGCTGGTGTCTGTGGTGTTTGAGCTGTGGGTATGATGGTTTGTGGCGCTCCATGCCGTTGGATGTTCTCTTTTTTTACTTCAGCTTGCTTGTGATCCGTCGTGGTTCGAGCTTATTGTATGATAAATGCTGGTAGTTTGTATTAGGGCTCGAACCagatggtttctttaatagaaatccaaGGGATGGCCTCCTTATTAAAAGAAGAAATCAATCCATATGGGGGAAATTCATTGAACTTAAACTCGGCCGGTGCATGCATGATCCAGCTATATGTATGCATGCATTCATGAAGAGCAAACATCGAACAGCGATCAAAGTACACTAATTCAGAAGTTGGTGTGGGCAGGAAAATATATAGCTACTAGATGTATCGATCAACTGCACCTGGGATGAGGGTTGTTCTTGATGAACTTCTGCCCGTACTTCCTCCACCTGTACCCGTCCATCGGCGTCTTGCCGCCCCCGCAGCTCCTCACCTTGGTCGTGTGCTTGCGCTCCGGCGCCGTGCCCGGCGCTCCGTACCTGCGGCTTTTTTTGCAACCAAACACAACACACAGATTGCTTCATCAACGAACGTACAGCGACCGATCGGTGCAAAACACTCACGAGTGCACCTACAAGTACAGCGAGCCGTAGCGCTGGGTGGAGGTGTACGGCCGAGACCACAGCGCCTTCTCGATGTCCCTGATCGTAGGGCCGGAGTACGACGAGCACAGCGCCATGCTCGACGCCGAAGCCAGCGGCAACGGCTCGTTGCACGGCGCGGCGGCTGGGGCGCCTCCCGTGCCGCACGAGCGGTAGGGGCGCTCCGAGCCGTCGTCAGGCGGGGCCATGGAGCCGAGGAGGCTGTCATCGCTGAGGAGCTCCCGTATGAGCTGCTCGTCGAGCTCGCCGGGCCAAACGCCAGcctcgtcgtcggcggcggtggcggcggcgtcgtgaGCCCTCAGCACATCTCCCATCTCTTGTTCCTGGACGAGGAGCCCACGCTTGTGGAGGGATTGATTGGCCGGCCATATATAACCCGCGGCTCGCAGGTGGAAATGGAAAAGCGAGTAGGCCTGTGGAGTCTCCGTACTGGAGTGTTGAACTGGAATCTGCATTCTGCAGAAAAGTCAACCTCCACCGATGAAGAAAAGTCCCATGCAGGTAAGAACGTTTCATGAGCCGTCGATGACCCCTTGGCGGCTGCTCGACCGTTGGATTCGGCTGCAGCACAGTGTGTCGTTGCACAAATAGGGAAAGCTAGTGTACTGTCTGCGCTTTTCTGCCGGTATTATTAGATATTTTTTGAGCTTAAACAAAAAAAGTGTCCTGTAAGCATAGAGTTGTAAATCTCAAATATTGTTAGGATGCATAAACTAATTGAAATACGAGTATTAAATGTACATATATTAGTTCCTCGTATTGTTTTTTTTTTCGAGGTAAAGCATGGGTTTTATTTCTTAGAAATAGTGTTACAGacatgcaaaaaaataaaataaaaatagtgttACAGTCTGCTAATACA
The Triticum dicoccoides isolate Atlit2015 ecotype Zavitan chromosome 3A, WEW_v2.0, whole genome shotgun sequence genome window above contains:
- the LOC119272297 gene encoding WRKY transcription factor WRKY51-like, yielding MGDVLRAHDAAATAADDEAGVWPGELDEQLIRELLSDDSLLGSMAPPDDGSERPYRSCGTGGAPAAAPCNEPLPLASASSMALCSSYSGPTIRDIEKALWSRPYTSTQRYGSLYFRRYGAPGTAPERKHTTKVRSCGGGKTPMDGYRWRKYGQKFIKNNPHPRSYYKCTSARCSAKKHVEKSTDDPEMLIVTYEGSHLHGPQTTTLRRLQPPDAAADLPGAAGDAVAGAGIGCSVRPSHGTSSGDDARREGNEPLQDRHEGRRAHGAVQRVTPADSSASSLPHFAAAVDATVLSSSSLDSPWSLEALLPVERI